DNA from Corynebacterium aurimucosum ATCC 700975:
TCGGTGCGAACTTCCACGGGACAACCTGGGGTGACAGAGCAGCACCCGTCAACACTGCGGCAAAAATCGCGCCCGATGTGGTTGATTTCTTGGGCACCAGCGCCGGCATCCAGCAGTTGCAGGGCTGGGACTTTATGGAGGACCTCAACCAGCTTCCGGACACCGCGCCCAGCGTCACCTACACGTCTATTTATTCGCCGGCGGATAATACCGTGACGCCGAACCAGACCTCGGAGCTGAGCGCTGTTCCGGGTGCGGACGTGGCCAACGTGGAGTCCGCCCCCGTCGACCATGGGCAGTTACCTCACGACCCGCGCGTGCACGAGCAGATCATATGGGGGCTAACGCGCTAGTGACACAAATCCAAGGGGCCATCGACGCGGAAGGCCGGTGCCGCCACTGGCACACGCTTGTCGACGTCATTGCGAACAAGTGCCACACCTGCGGCGGCTGGTTCGCGTGTTCGCTGTGTCATGCGGAATTAACGGATCATGACTTCGGGCCTATGCCGAAGGACGAGCTGTGTGTCATGTGTGGGGCCTGCGGCCGAACAATGACCTACGCCGAATATTCGGCATATAAATGCCCCGCGTGCGGGCACGCCTTCAATCCAGGCTGTGCGCTGCACGCGGGGACGTATTTCAGCTAGGCAACTACGGCAAAAGCGGGGCCAGCGGGGTGCCCTCGACGAGGGTCTTAAGGTACGCCAGAATGTCCGGGACGTTGAAGGTGAAGTTGCCGATGGTCACTGGGAAGGTCGGAAAAGCGTTGTTCGCTGGGGCGTTATTGCCGCTATTGGCCGGGGCAGTGTTGTTAGCTGGAGCGGTGTTGTTAGCTGGTGCAGCGTTCTGAGCAGGAGCAGTGTTGCCGCCGCCACCGTTCAGGCCGCAGCGCGCGATGGCCTCGTCGGCGCGCGCGACGGCGTCACGGATCTCGCCGCCGCGCGGGTGGAAGTTAGCAGCAGCAAGTGCCTGGGACTTCTTGCTGTTGTAGTCAGACGGGTTGGTGTAGTACTTGGTGGCCTGCTCACAG
Protein-coding regions in this window:
- a CDS encoding CHY zinc finger protein; this encodes MGANALVTQIQGAIDAEGRCRHWHTLVDVIANKCHTCGGWFACSLCHAELTDHDFGPMPKDELCVMCGACGRTMTYAEYSAYKCPACGHAFNPGCALHAGTYFS